A section of the Streptomyces xinghaiensis S187 genome encodes:
- a CDS encoding iron-siderophore ABC transporter substrate-binding protein, protein MRRLLLAAVTAAALTLTACGTTEPAADGTAEKTAERITLTDASGTEVELDGPAEKVVGTEWNIVESLISLGVDPAGVADVKGYRTWDTAVPLKNEPKDIGTRGEPSMDTIAALKPDLVVATTDLPPAAVKQLRKIAPVLEVRPADASDPIGQMTENLDLIAEATGTTERAGKLKKEFDTKITEGRKALAGAGLDGAPYAFADGYVVSNQVSIRPFTSGSLIGAVNEKLGLENAWTVKGDKAYGLGTTDVEGLTELDDDTHFAYIGNDGDKNSNPFAGALADDKVWTSLPFVQQDNVHRLPDGIWMFGGPESMNQYIDSVVAALTR, encoded by the coding sequence ATGAGACGCCTCCTCCTCGCCGCGGTCACCGCCGCGGCCCTCACCCTGACCGCCTGCGGGACGACCGAGCCCGCCGCCGACGGCACGGCGGAGAAGACCGCCGAGCGCATCACCCTCACCGACGCCTCCGGTACGGAGGTCGAGCTCGACGGGCCCGCCGAGAAGGTCGTCGGCACCGAGTGGAACATCGTCGAGAGCCTGATATCGCTGGGCGTCGACCCCGCCGGCGTCGCCGACGTCAAGGGTTACAGGACCTGGGACACCGCGGTCCCGCTGAAGAACGAGCCCAAGGACATCGGCACCCGCGGCGAGCCCAGCATGGACACCATCGCCGCCCTGAAGCCGGACCTCGTCGTCGCCACCACCGACCTGCCGCCGGCCGCCGTGAAGCAACTGCGGAAGATCGCCCCGGTCCTGGAGGTGCGCCCCGCCGACGCCTCCGACCCGATCGGGCAGATGACCGAGAACCTCGACCTCATCGCCGAGGCCACCGGCACCACCGAGCGGGCCGGGAAGCTGAAGAAGGAGTTCGACACCAAGATCACCGAGGGGAGGAAGGCCCTCGCCGGCGCCGGTCTCGACGGTGCCCCGTACGCCTTCGCCGACGGCTACGTCGTCTCCAACCAGGTCTCCATCCGCCCCTTCACCAGCGGCTCGCTCATCGGCGCCGTCAACGAGAAGCTCGGCCTGGAGAACGCCTGGACCGTCAAGGGCGACAAGGCCTACGGCCTCGGCACCACCGACGTCGAAGGGCTCACCGAGCTGGACGACGACACGCACTTCGCCTACATCGGCAACGACGGCGACAAGAACAGCAACCCCTTCGCCGGCGCCCTCGCCGACGACAAGGTGTGGACCTCGCTGCCGTTCGTGCAGCAGGACAACGTCCACCGGCTGCCCGACGGCATCTGGATGTTCGGCGGCCCCGAGTCGATGAACCAGTACATCGACTCCGTCGTCGCCGCGCTGACGCGGTAG
- a CDS encoding SGNH/GDSL hydrolase family protein, which yields MRRSRHLSRRTFLTASAAGLVTTVTSPSQASPASQASPARASRPSTAPAAYRTVGRVKEADGGYVRYSWPGISFEGRFRGTGVGVVLDDAVNDYDVRIDGETVTTLVTPGRTTSWIDGLPDGEHGVRLVKRTESAWAAGRFGGFAAAGGGRMLPAPAARCRQIEFIGDSYTAGYGNTSDTRDCSATGGVDRNTNAGLAFPALTAEALGADHQQNAFSGRGMVRNYNGGEPGTDYRTYYDRALLHVAGDVWEKPDTWNPQVVVIGLGINDFSTPLNAGEPWATQDELIAAYESAYHGFLDKLRARYGAGTHLVVSATSVSGTTAFADTAERIVRNRVARGDRRVGYWYYDDPALDRLGCDWHPSLSDHRIISGLLGRYLATLPLDW from the coding sequence ATGCGCAGGTCTCGTCACCTCTCCCGGCGGACGTTCCTCACGGCCTCGGCCGCGGGCCTCGTCACCACCGTGACGTCTCCGTCCCAGGCGTCCCCGGCGTCACAGGCGTCCCCGGCCCGCGCCTCGCGGCCGTCCACCGCCCCGGCCGCGTACCGGACGGTGGGCCGGGTGAAGGAGGCGGACGGCGGATACGTGCGGTACAGCTGGCCCGGCATCTCCTTCGAGGGCCGTTTCCGCGGCACCGGCGTCGGCGTCGTGCTCGACGACGCCGTCAACGACTACGACGTCCGGATCGACGGAGAGACCGTCACCACCCTGGTGACCCCGGGCCGGACCACCTCGTGGATCGACGGCCTGCCGGACGGCGAACACGGCGTGCGGCTCGTCAAGCGGACGGAAAGCGCCTGGGCCGCGGGCCGGTTCGGCGGGTTCGCCGCCGCCGGGGGAGGCCGGATGCTGCCCGCCCCCGCGGCGCGGTGCCGGCAGATCGAGTTCATCGGCGACTCCTACACCGCCGGATACGGCAACACCTCGGACACCCGCGACTGTTCCGCCACCGGCGGTGTCGACCGGAACACCAACGCCGGCCTCGCCTTCCCCGCCCTCACCGCCGAAGCCCTCGGCGCCGATCACCAGCAGAACGCCTTCTCCGGCCGGGGCATGGTGCGCAACTACAACGGCGGCGAGCCCGGCACCGACTACCGCACGTACTACGACCGGGCGTTGCTGCACGTCGCGGGCGACGTGTGGGAGAAGCCGGACACCTGGAACCCGCAGGTCGTGGTCATCGGGCTGGGCATCAACGACTTCTCGACCCCGCTCAACGCGGGCGAGCCCTGGGCCACGCAGGACGAGCTCATCGCCGCCTACGAGAGCGCCTACCACGGCTTCCTCGACAAGCTGCGCGCCCGCTACGGTGCCGGGACCCACCTCGTCGTCAGCGCCACCTCCGTGTCCGGCACCACCGCCTTCGCCGACACCGCCGAGCGCATCGTCCGGAACCGCGTCGCGCGGGGCGATCGCCGGGTGGGCTACTGGTACTACGACGACCCGGCCCTGGACCGTCTCGGCTGCGACTGGCACCCGTCCCTCAGTGACCACCGGATCATCTCCGGCCTGCTCGGCCGGTACCTCGCGACGCTTCCGCTGGACTGGTGA
- a CDS encoding GOLPH3/VPS74 family protein, translating into METTLGEQLLLLALDDESGTEKESAKVALAVSAAALVELALARRIDVTGDKVTILDPTPLGEPALDAALAEIAGRDKPGGTGDWINRLKGDAVAGARRGLLDKGLVREKRKKVLGLFPVRRYPEADGSAEAAVRRRLEEVVLGGEAPDDRTASLVALLHGAGLHRLAFPDADRAAVKQAMAEVAHGRWSAEAVRRVIEAAENALTVIVTTTVVTTTTMNG; encoded by the coding sequence ATGGAGACCACATTGGGCGAGCAGCTTCTGCTGCTCGCGCTGGACGACGAGTCGGGGACGGAGAAGGAGTCGGCGAAGGTGGCCTTGGCGGTCTCCGCGGCCGCCCTGGTGGAGCTGGCGCTGGCCCGCCGGATCGACGTCACCGGCGACAAGGTGACCATCCTCGATCCGACGCCGCTCGGTGAACCCGCCCTCGACGCCGCGCTCGCCGAGATCGCCGGCCGGGACAAACCCGGCGGGACCGGGGACTGGATCAACCGCCTCAAGGGCGACGCGGTGGCCGGAGCCCGCAGGGGCCTGCTGGACAAGGGCCTCGTCCGGGAGAAGCGCAAGAAGGTGCTCGGCCTCTTCCCCGTGCGCCGCTACCCGGAGGCCGACGGCTCGGCGGAGGCCGCGGTGCGGCGGCGGCTGGAAGAGGTGGTCCTCGGCGGTGAGGCTCCTGACGACCGCACCGCGAGCCTGGTGGCCCTGCTGCACGGCGCGGGACTGCACCGGCTGGCCTTCCCGGACGCCGACAGGGCCGCGGTCAAGCAGGCCATGGCGGAGGTCGCGCACGGCCGGTGGTCGGCGGAGGCGGTCCGCCGCGTCATCGAGGCGGCGGAGAACGCCCTGACGGTGATCGTCACGACGACCGTGGTGACCACGACGACCATGAACGGCTGA
- a CDS encoding 4Fe-4S single cluster domain-containing protein translates to MGNTFGNTERLDVGGAHLPLRTLGPGARLGIWVQGCALACPGCMSRHTWDPAGGTRVPVADLLALWQRALERGASGLTVSGGEPCDQPTGLGALLRGADELRRAPAARPASDGGAPDLLVYTGYEEDELTAEQQAALGPADAVVTGRFRAAEPTDLVWRGSANQRLWPKTELGRLRYGPHLTRTRDRRDAGLQVVVGRRAPDGTWPVHWYGIPRRGDLTAWEREGARRGLPVSAPSWRP, encoded by the coding sequence TTGGGAAACACCTTCGGGAACACGGAACGGCTCGATGTAGGCGGCGCGCACCTGCCGCTGCGGACGCTGGGGCCGGGAGCGCGGCTCGGCATCTGGGTGCAGGGCTGCGCGCTGGCCTGCCCGGGCTGCATGTCACGGCACACCTGGGATCCCGCCGGCGGCACCCGTGTCCCCGTGGCCGACCTGCTCGCACTGTGGCAACGGGCCCTGGAGCGGGGCGCGTCGGGGCTGACCGTGAGCGGCGGGGAGCCGTGCGACCAGCCGACCGGACTCGGCGCGCTCCTCCGGGGCGCGGACGAACTGCGCCGCGCGCCTGCCGCCCGTCCAGCGTCCGACGGCGGGGCGCCCGATCTGCTCGTCTACACCGGGTACGAGGAAGACGAACTGACCGCCGAGCAGCAGGCGGCGCTGGGACCGGCCGACGCCGTCGTCACCGGCCGCTTCCGCGCCGCCGAACCGACAGACCTCGTCTGGCGCGGCTCCGCCAACCAACGCCTTTGGCCTAAAACGGAGTTGGGCCGCCTGCGCTACGGCCCCCACCTCACGCGCACCCGAGACCGGCGGGACGCCGGACTCCAGGTCGTCGTGGGCCGTCGGGCACCCGACGGGACGTGGCCGGTGCACTGGTACGGCATTCCGCGCCGCGGCGACCTGACCGCGTGGGAGAGGGAGGGGGCCCGCCGTGGACTGCCGGTCTCTGCGCCCAGCTGGCGCCCCTGA
- a CDS encoding macro domain-containing protein encodes MGLAHRPTAPSELPPHHQLVAELRALRKAGLPRVRRTPHPGLAAAATAAGLPTGPEEPAAGIERLLRAAVHWLDGSASPPDAHLAPVPPDGGPVGELARAAAHLFGLVGAGSQIAGERRKAAAAVFGVTTESFRHRQEHQVMDRLADAVLALAGAGTPRDGNTGMRGSSPETPPRPVRMTGPPVHYDTTAPAGGPPAPLRIRVHLAPIELLRDIDVLISSENTYLEMSKIFSDTVSGALRRAAAVRDGTNAVVDDPLARELRDWLALHNRSGLQVPPGTVVPTGPGALAERGVRRVLHAAVAVPRRDGNGYEASERTVADAVSAAFRVAAGERDAYDPPLSSLCFPVLGAGRGGLPSERAARWLRWAVEEELRVDPRWTVHLVTRTPALVPLLRGADRG; translated from the coding sequence ATGGGTCTGGCACACCGCCCCACGGCGCCCTCGGAACTTCCCCCGCACCACCAACTCGTCGCCGAACTGCGCGCCCTGCGCAAGGCCGGCCTTCCACGCGTCCGGCGGACACCGCACCCCGGTCTCGCCGCGGCGGCGACCGCGGCGGGCCTGCCCACGGGCCCGGAGGAGCCGGCCGCGGGCATCGAACGCCTGCTCCGGGCGGCGGTTCACTGGCTCGACGGCTCGGCGTCGCCGCCCGACGCCCACCTGGCCCCGGTCCCGCCCGACGGAGGACCGGTCGGTGAACTCGCCCGCGCGGCGGCCCACTTGTTCGGGCTCGTCGGCGCGGGCTCCCAGATCGCCGGTGAGCGGCGCAAGGCGGCGGCCGCGGTGTTCGGCGTCACCACGGAGAGCTTCCGGCACCGTCAGGAGCACCAGGTCATGGACCGTCTGGCCGACGCGGTGCTGGCCCTGGCGGGCGCGGGCACCCCGCGGGACGGGAATACGGGGATGCGGGGCTCCTCCCCGGAGACTCCGCCTCGCCCGGTCCGGATGACCGGTCCGCCGGTGCACTACGACACGACCGCGCCCGCCGGTGGCCCTCCCGCGCCCCTGCGCATCCGGGTGCACCTGGCCCCCATAGAACTGCTGCGCGACATCGACGTCCTGATCTCCTCCGAGAACACCTACCTGGAGATGTCGAAGATTTTCAGCGACACCGTTTCCGGGGCGCTGCGGCGCGCGGCGGCCGTACGGGACGGGACCAACGCCGTCGTTGACGACCCCCTCGCCCGCGAGCTGCGCGACTGGCTGGCCCTGCACAACCGCAGCGGCCTCCAGGTGCCGCCCGGCACGGTCGTGCCCACCGGTCCCGGCGCGCTGGCGGAGCGCGGTGTCCGCCGGGTGCTGCACGCGGCGGTCGCGGTGCCCCGGCGCGACGGCAACGGCTACGAGGCGTCCGAGCGGACGGTGGCCGACGCCGTGTCCGCCGCCTTCCGCGTGGCCGCCGGCGAACGCGACGCGTACGACCCCCCGTTGTCGTCCCTGTGCTTCCCCGTGCTCGGCGCCGGACGCGGTGGTCTGCCGTCCGAGCGAGCCGCCCGCTGGCTGCGCTGGGCCGTGGAGGAGGAGCTGCGCGTGGACCCCCGCTGGACGGTCCACCTGGTCACCCGCACCCCCGCCCTGGTCCCCCTGCTGCGGGGCGCCGACCGGGGCTGA
- a CDS encoding protein kinase domain-containing protein, with protein MSTDAPPDAEPEVAGNTVPPTDQFADVQPDPARGREARPNLHDLPEELRGRFERLADLGACLTGEPLPTQAVVLRVVEREPRLVPPGVPLVWKGYHHFFAPDRRVHEILRDRVDEHVTQVLDRGVATGTVWDVCPSEGETTLAEYRERHQEREGLPLPPERVRRMVGQLHQALTALHRHGIVHRDVAPDNIVVREGPHGEPRLVLVDIGAALPVSSTRVRHWTGKPHYLAPEATAVVQTVDPCVDWWSLGMVVAELALGSHPIRLRERGLVLRRVSTEDVDLGGIGDPRLRALCEGLLTRSLRHRWGAVEVGRWLDPHQDDPVPATRGTTNAPGPGPGPRALPFLFMGREYTDPEELAEVLDRCHPSTARLLSSAPRRRELVDWLSQFVPAEAAGGRGAGGAGAPGGAGGPDAPLARLRTRLADEPGPVALAELLNRLGPLLPVTWHGVGLEGHQLPEIVRQAVAGDRDARDLVVALGHPGLLTALAVRPGGEQLAATEEQWRRLRDVWDAQAEELALRHPRLRRRAVRAALVRDTAVDARLLHLARLPQVAGRWTRSAHGLAESLGVRVPWFERLLDEADDPLRPLAALMLVRLARDDAAREHARLEERRQQEAVAALAAARDGLDVAMRRLDRLPNLGWAVLGAVLVCAPWGFVISLSDAAGLAPQSAVVTGWLLAMPAAFVVHALELWIAVRIGPPGYHPAHSLAGLVVGTAERPGRFVLGSRRARLVSGLLVAVLFLVVLPYVLLWAPWLWPAGTVVALVVWTVRRDRDWRRRLRRQRALRAAVRGGPARPAVPGGRTA; from the coding sequence ATGAGTACCGATGCACCACCGGACGCCGAACCGGAAGTGGCCGGGAACACCGTTCCGCCGACCGACCAGTTCGCGGACGTCCAACCCGACCCGGCACGCGGCCGGGAAGCCCGGCCGAACCTGCACGACCTGCCCGAGGAACTCCGCGGGCGCTTCGAGCGGCTCGCCGATCTCGGCGCCTGCCTCACCGGCGAACCACTCCCCACGCAGGCCGTGGTGCTGCGCGTCGTGGAACGCGAACCCCGGCTCGTGCCCCCGGGCGTCCCGCTGGTCTGGAAGGGCTACCACCACTTCTTCGCCCCCGACCGCCGGGTCCACGAGATCCTCCGCGACCGGGTCGACGAACACGTCACGCAGGTCCTCGACCGCGGTGTCGCGACCGGAACGGTCTGGGATGTCTGCCCCTCGGAGGGCGAGACCACCCTCGCCGAGTACCGCGAGCGCCACCAGGAACGGGAGGGCCTCCCGCTGCCGCCGGAGCGCGTCCGGCGCATGGTCGGCCAGCTCCACCAGGCGTTGACCGCGCTGCACCGGCACGGGATTGTGCACCGCGACGTCGCCCCGGACAACATCGTCGTCCGTGAGGGCCCGCACGGGGAGCCGCGGCTGGTCCTCGTCGACATCGGCGCCGCCCTGCCGGTGTCGTCCACCCGGGTACGGCACTGGACCGGCAAGCCGCACTACCTCGCGCCGGAGGCCACCGCGGTCGTCCAGACCGTCGACCCGTGCGTCGACTGGTGGTCCCTGGGCATGGTCGTCGCCGAACTCGCCCTCGGCTCCCACCCGATCCGGCTGCGGGAGCGCGGTCTCGTCCTCAGACGCGTCAGCACCGAGGACGTGGACCTGGGCGGCATCGGCGACCCCCGGCTGCGCGCCCTGTGCGAGGGACTGCTCACCCGGTCCCTGAGACACCGCTGGGGCGCGGTGGAGGTCGGCCGGTGGCTCGACCCCCACCAGGACGATCCCGTGCCGGCCACGCGGGGCACCACGAACGCCCCCGGCCCGGGCCCCGGCCCCCGGGCACTGCCCTTCCTGTTCATGGGGCGGGAGTACACCGACCCGGAGGAGCTCGCCGAGGTCCTCGACCGCTGCCACCCCAGCACCGCACGACTGCTGTCCTCCGCGCCTCGGCGCCGCGAACTGGTCGACTGGCTGAGCCAGTTCGTGCCGGCCGAGGCCGCAGGAGGGCGAGGGGCCGGCGGAGCGGGCGCCCCGGGAGGCGCCGGCGGCCCGGACGCCCCGCTGGCCCGCCTGCGCACCCGGCTGGCCGACGAACCCGGCCCCGTCGCCCTCGCGGAACTGCTGAACCGGCTCGGCCCCCTCCTGCCCGTCACCTGGCACGGGGTGGGCCTCGAAGGCCACCAGCTGCCGGAGATCGTGCGGCAGGCCGTCGCCGGGGACCGCGACGCCCGCGACCTCGTCGTCGCACTCGGCCACCCCGGTCTGCTGACCGCCCTCGCCGTCCGTCCGGGTGGGGAGCAGCTCGCCGCCACCGAGGAGCAGTGGCGGCGGCTGCGCGACGTCTGGGACGCGCAGGCCGAGGAACTCGCCCTGCGACACCCCCGTCTGCGCCGGCGTGCCGTCCGGGCCGCGCTCGTCCGGGACACCGCCGTCGACGCCCGGTTGCTGCACCTGGCCCGGCTGCCGCAGGTCGCCGGCCGCTGGACCCGGAGCGCCCACGGGCTGGCGGAAAGTCTCGGCGTCCGCGTCCCCTGGTTCGAGCGGCTGCTCGACGAGGCCGACGATCCGCTGCGCCCGCTGGCCGCGCTGATGCTCGTGCGCCTGGCCCGGGACGACGCTGCGCGGGAACACGCACGCCTGGAGGAGCGGCGGCAACAAGAAGCAGTCGCCGCCCTGGCCGCCGCCCGCGACGGACTCGATGTGGCGATGCGCCGCCTGGACAGGCTGCCGAACCTCGGCTGGGCGGTCCTGGGCGCGGTCCTGGTCTGCGCCCCGTGGGGCTTCGTCATCTCCCTCTCCGATGCCGCCGGACTGGCTCCGCAGTCCGCCGTCGTCACTGGGTGGCTGCTGGCCATGCCCGCCGCGTTCGTCGTCCACGCTCTCGAGCTGTGGATCGCGGTCCGCATCGGGCCACCGGGCTACCACCCCGCCCACTCGCTGGCCGGACTCGTCGTCGGCACGGCCGAACGGCCGGGCCGGTTCGTGCTCGGCAGCCGCCGGGCCCGGCTCGTCTCCGGCCTGCTCGTGGCGGTCCTCTTCCTGGTCGTCCTGCCGTACGTGCTGCTGTGGGCCCCGTGGCTGTGGCCCGCAGGCACCGTCGTCGCGCTCGTGGTCTGGACCGTCCGGCGCGACCGAGACTGGCGCCGCCGACTGCGCAGGCAGCGGGCCCTCCGGGCCGCCGTCCGCGGCGGCCCGGCCCGGCCCGCCGTACCCGGGGGGAGGACCGCGTGA